AGCCCCACCATCTTCGAGGGCATGCCCCATCTGGGCGGCCAGCTCCGCTACGGCATTCCCGAATACCGGCTGCCCAAGGCCGATCTCGACTGGGAGATTCAGGGCATTCTGGACCTCGGCATCGAGGCACGGCTCAACACCCGGTTCGGCAGGGACTTCACCATGGAGACCCTGAAGGAGGAAGGCTACGAAGCCGTTTTCCTCGGCATCGGCGCATGGCAGGCCAGCGGCATGTACGCCGAGGGTGAAGACCTTGACGGCGTAATGGGCGGCATCGAGTTCCTCACGGCCCATGCGCTGGGCCAGCGGCCCGAAGTGGGCGAACACGTGATCGTGGTCGGCGGCGGCAACACCGCCATTGACGCGGCCCGCACCTGTGTACGTCTGGGCGCGAAAGCCACGCTCATGTATCGCCGCACCCGTGCGGAAATGCCAGCCAACCCCGAGGAAATCGTGGGCGCCGAGGAAGAAGGCGTGCAGTTCCGTTTTCTGGCCGCACCCGCCCGGGTCATCGGTGACGAGAACGGCAAGGCCACGCATCTCGAATACTATGAGATGGAGCTGGGCGAACCCGATGAATCCGGCCGCCGCAGGCCCATCAAGAAGGAAGGCTCCGAAGCGCGAATGGCTGCGGACCTGATCATCCCGGCCATCGGTCAGAAGCCGAATCTGGAATGCCTGTACGACGAGAACGCCGAAACCTGCCCTCTGGAAACCACCCGTTGGCAAACCATCGTGGCCGACGAACACACGTTCCAGACCGCAATCCCCGGCGTGTTCACCGCAGGCGACGTATACACCGGCCCGGATCTGGTCATTTCGGCCATCGGCGATGGCAGGAAGGCTGCCCGGTCCATGCACTACTACATGACCCAGGGCGACATTCCGGTCCCGGAAACCACGCAGAAGGACATGATCCCCTATACCCTGTTCCGGGAGATCGACCATGTTGAACGCAAGAAGCGTGCAGTCATGCCGCACCTGTGCCACGGCGACGACCGCAACTGCACCTTCAGCGAAGTCGAAGGCGCGATATCCGAAGCCGAGGCTCGGGCCGAGGCTGACCGCTGCCTGCGCTGCGGCCTGATCTGCTACGACAAGGATGTTGCGGAGGACGCCCCGACAGCAACCGAGAATGCATAAAGAACACCACCCCATCCCCGGAGAGCAGGATAACGCCGGTTCACCTCGATGACGAAGTCGGCGCGATTATCCGGGAGGGGCGGCTGCCCTGCCGCCCCTCCCCTCCATCGGAACCCCAAAGGAACGCGACATGTCCAAAAGCCTTTACATAGCGGCAACCGAAGCCAGAAGCGGCAAGTCCGCCATCGTTCTCGGCGTGATGCAGCTCCTGCGCGCCCATGTTCGACGCGTGGCCGTCTTTCGCCCGATCATCAATGATCCGCTGGACAATGGCCGGGATCACGACATCGACCTGATGCTCAAGCATTTCAAGCTGGAAATGGAGTACGACCAGACCTACGCCTATACCCTGAGCGAGGCGCGGCGGCTCCTGAACAAGGGCCAGCAGTCCCTGCTTCTGGAAAACACGCTCAACAAGTTCAAGGAACTGGAAAAGCAGTACGACTTCGTGCTCTGCGAGGGCACGGACTACATCGGGGACAATGCAGCGCTGGAATACGAGATGAACGTGTCGGTCGTGTCCAATCTGGGCTGCCCCGTGCTGCTGGTGGTCAACGGCCTGAACAAGACCGCACCCGAAATCACGGGCTCGACCCAGCGCATTGTCGAAACCTTCGAGGAAAAGGGACTGGAAGTCACGGGGCTGGTCGTGAACCGGGCCCGGCCCGACCTGCCTGCATCCATGCTGGAGGAGATCAAGGCCAACACGCAGGCGTCCCATCCCCTGCTTGCCTACGTGATCCCGGACGACAAGCGCCTCGGAAACCCCACCATCCACGACGTGATCAAATGGCTGGATGCGCGCGTGCTCTACGGACACGGCAGGCTCGACACGCAGGTGGACGAATTCGTGACCGCGGCCATGCACATCGGCAACTTTCTCAAGTACATCAATGATGGCACTCTGGTCATCTCCCCGGGTGACCGTTCGGACATCATTCTGGCAAGCATCACCTCGCGCCAGTCCTCGTCCTACGGGGACATCGCGGGCATCGTGCTCACCGGCGGCCTCCAGCCCCCGGACACCATCCACAGACTCATCGAGGGATGGACCGGCGTGCCCCTGCCCATCCTGAGCGTGGAGCACCACACCTACAAGACCACCCAGATTCTACAGGGACTGCACGGCACCATCGACCCGGAACACCCGGCCAAGATCGCGTCCGCCATCGGCCTGTTCGAATCCTGCGTGGACACCGAGGAACTGCGCAAGCGGCTGGTTACCACCAAATCCAGAAAGATTTCCCCTTTCATGTTCGAATACAACCTGATCGAAAGGGCCAAGTCCGCAAAACAGCACATCGTTCTGCCCGAGGGCACGAGCGACCGCGTGCTTCAGGCTGCGGAAATCCTGCAACGCAGGCAGGTGGTGGACATCACCCTGCTCGGCGATCCGGACGCGGTTCGGGAACAGGCCTCCCGACTGGGCGTCTCCCTGAACGGCACGCGGATTCTCGACCCTGCGAAATCCGACAGGTTCGAGGAATACGCCAAGCTGTACTTCGAGGCGCGCAAGCACAAGGGCGTGCGCATGGAGGACGCCCGGGACCGCATGAGCGATCCCACGTACTACGGCAGCATGATGGTCCAGACCGGGGACGCGGACGGCATGGTGTCCGGTTCGGTGACCACCACGGCCCAGACCATCCGCCCGGCCTTCGAGTTCATCAAGACCAAGCCGGACGCGTCCATCGTTTCCAGCGTGTTCCTCATGTGCATGGGCGACCGGGTGGTGGTATTCGGCGACTGCGCCGTGAACCCGAATCCCGACGAACGCCAGCTTGCGGAAATCGCGCTCAGTTCGGCCGAGACCGCACGCATCTTCGGCATTGATCCCTATGTGGCCATGCTCTCCTATTCCACGGGCAAGTCCGGATCGGGTCAGGACGTGGAAAAGGTGGCGCGGGCGACCGAGATTGCCCAGGAACTGGCCCGGGAACGCGGACTGGACGTGCCCATCGAAGGCCCCCTCCAGTACGACGCAGCCGTGGATCCGGAAGTGGCGCGCACCAAGATGCCGGACAGCAAGGTTGCCGGCCGCGCCACCGTGTTCATCTTCCCGGAACTGAACACCGGCAACAACACCTACAAGGCAGTGCAACGCGCCGTGCCCGGCTCCACAGCCATCGGCCCGGTTCTTCAGGGGCTGAACAAGCCCGTCAACGACCTCAGCCGCGGGTGCCGCATTCGCGACATCGTCAATACCGTGGCCATCACCGCCATACAGGCTCAAGCGGAAAAGGACGCATAAATGAAGATTCTCGTCATCAACAGCGGGAGCTCCTCGCTCAAGTACCAGCTTCTGGACATGGAGACCGAGGCCGCGCTGGCCTCGGGAGTTGTGGAGCGCATCGGCGACCCCATGGGCGGAGCCAGCCACAAGTCGCATCCCGGCACGGATCGGGAGCAGAAGCACTCCGAACAGCTTCCGGTGCCGGATCACGGTGCGGCCATGCAGATCATGATCGACAAGCTGACCGGCAAGGATCTCGGCGTAATCGCCTCCATGGAGGAAGTGGACGCCATCGGCCACAGGGTGGTTCAGGGCGGAGAACTCTTTGCCGCCCCGGTGCGGGTCACCAAAAAGGTCATCGACGACCTGTGGTCGATCCAGTCTCTGGCCCCGGTGCATCACAGTGCGAACATGACCGGCATAGAAGTAGCGTGGGAACTCTTTCCG
Above is a window of Pseudodesulfovibrio tunisiensis DNA encoding:
- a CDS encoding FAD-dependent oxidoreductase, whose product is MITTSGLTLFGIGLGAAAILGVASKLLYVKEDPRIALIEDNLPGANCGGCGFPGCSGAAAAIVAGKAPATVCIVADAEASKIIAGIMGQEVIEREPELAQRDCTGGTRAEDAFNYEGVLDCRAAHQLYGGSKSCPEGCLGLGSCVRACPFNAIHMGPDHLPVIDPAMCKACGNCVDACPRGVIAVTGMTARLLHLNQTTDCLAPCRQKCPGQINIPRYIEQVKAGDYDGALMTIRERNPLPIVCGRVCPRPCETECRRQYVDEAVGINMLKRFVADRELHSGNRLTIPCAKDTGRKVAIVGGGPAGLSCAYFLRRLGHSPTIFEGMPHLGGQLRYGIPEYRLPKADLDWEIQGILDLGIEARLNTRFGRDFTMETLKEEGYEAVFLGIGAWQASGMYAEGEDLDGVMGGIEFLTAHALGQRPEVGEHVIVVGGGNTAIDAARTCVRLGAKATLMYRRTRAEMPANPEEIVGAEEEGVQFRFLAAPARVIGDENGKATHLEYYEMELGEPDESGRRRPIKKEGSEARMAADLIIPAIGQKPNLECLYDENAETCPLETTRWQTIVADEHTFQTAIPGVFTAGDVYTGPDLVISAIGDGRKAARSMHYYMTQGDIPVPETTQKDMIPYTLFREIDHVERKKRAVMPHLCHGDDRNCTFSEVEGAISEAEARAEADRCLRCGLICYDKDVAEDAPTATENA
- the pta gene encoding phosphate acetyltransferase; amino-acid sequence: MSKSLYIAATEARSGKSAIVLGVMQLLRAHVRRVAVFRPIINDPLDNGRDHDIDLMLKHFKLEMEYDQTYAYTLSEARRLLNKGQQSLLLENTLNKFKELEKQYDFVLCEGTDYIGDNAALEYEMNVSVVSNLGCPVLLVVNGLNKTAPEITGSTQRIVETFEEKGLEVTGLVVNRARPDLPASMLEEIKANTQASHPLLAYVIPDDKRLGNPTIHDVIKWLDARVLYGHGRLDTQVDEFVTAAMHIGNFLKYINDGTLVISPGDRSDIILASITSRQSSSYGDIAGIVLTGGLQPPDTIHRLIEGWTGVPLPILSVEHHTYKTTQILQGLHGTIDPEHPAKIASAIGLFESCVDTEELRKRLVTTKSRKISPFMFEYNLIERAKSAKQHIVLPEGTSDRVLQAAEILQRRQVVDITLLGDPDAVREQASRLGVSLNGTRILDPAKSDRFEEYAKLYFEARKHKGVRMEDARDRMSDPTYYGSMMVQTGDADGMVSGSVTTTAQTIRPAFEFIKTKPDASIVSSVFLMCMGDRVVVFGDCAVNPNPDERQLAEIALSSAETARIFGIDPYVAMLSYSTGKSGSGQDVEKVARATEIAQELARERGLDVPIEGPLQYDAAVDPEVARTKMPDSKVAGRATVFIFPELNTGNNTYKAVQRAVPGSTAIGPVLQGLNKPVNDLSRGCRIRDIVNTVAITAIQAQAEKDA